A genomic stretch from Dissulfurispira thermophila includes:
- a CDS encoding glycosyltransferase family 4 protein: protein MKTIVINALSALQGGGQTYLINLLSNFTEYKDTRVVVIAPKKYEYLFNNYKNSAIEILAPEFPSKSIFHRFLWEKFRLPNLLRELDASVLYCPGGIVLVKNLSKCKIAVAFRNMLPFATNEIKRYPSGYMRFRLWLLRFFLARSFKKANLVIFISNYAKGIIDKFVPLRRGKSVVIPHGIGKQFLKNENRRSSPLPYGYVLYVSYMDVYKNQLEVIEAWKYLKEMRSTYEKLVLIGPASMRYLHKIMKRIEDYGLKDDIICLGNVKYDDLPAYYQFAKINIFASTCENCPNILLEAMASGRPLFCSNHMPMPEFASDAAIYFDPYNPRELADLLVRYIDNSEFLDKLGERAYEHSLGFNARISAQKTWNALLELIN from the coding sequence ATGAAAACAATAGTAATTAATGCATTGTCTGCCCTACAAGGAGGTGGGCAGACATATCTTATTAATTTATTGAGCAATTTTACAGAATATAAGGATACAAGGGTGGTTGTTATTGCGCCTAAAAAATATGAATACTTGTTTAATAATTATAAAAATTCTGCAATTGAGATATTGGCACCTGAATTTCCATCAAAAAGCATATTCCATCGGTTTTTATGGGAGAAATTTAGATTGCCGAATTTATTACGAGAATTAGATGCTAGCGTTTTGTATTGCCCCGGAGGTATTGTTTTAGTAAAAAACCTGAGTAAATGTAAGATTGCAGTTGCCTTCCGGAATATGTTACCTTTTGCTACTAATGAAATTAAACGATACCCGTCTGGATATATGCGTTTTAGACTCTGGCTGCTCCGTTTTTTCCTTGCGCGGTCTTTCAAAAAAGCCAATCTTGTTATTTTTATCTCAAACTATGCCAAAGGCATAATAGATAAGTTTGTTCCGTTACGAAGGGGCAAGTCAGTTGTTATCCCTCATGGGATAGGAAAACAATTTCTCAAAAATGAAAATAGAAGGAGTTCACCGCTGCCATACGGATATGTTTTATATGTATCTTATATGGACGTTTACAAAAACCAGTTGGAGGTTATTGAGGCGTGGAAATATTTAAAAGAAATGAGAAGCACTTATGAAAAGCTTGTCCTGATAGGGCCTGCATCTATGCGGTATCTTCATAAAATTATGAAGAGGATCGAAGACTATGGGCTGAAAGATGATATCATTTGCCTTGGTAATGTTAAATACGATGATCTGCCCGCATACTACCAGTTTGCGAAAATAAATATATTCGCTTCCACATGTGAAAACTGTCCGAACATTCTACTGGAAGCTATGGCGTCAGGCAGACCTTTATTCTGTTCGAATCATATGCCAATGCCTGAATTTGCATCTGATGCAGCTATTTATTTTGACCCATATAATCCCAGGGAGTTAGCTGATTTGCTCGTCCGGTATATCGATAATAGTGAGTTTTTGGACAAGCTGGGGGAAAGGGCATATGAACATTCGCTTGGTTTTAATGCGCGCATAAGCGCTCAAAAAACATGGAATGCATTATTGGAATTGATTAATTGA
- the wecB gene encoding non-hydrolyzing UDP-N-acetylglucosamine 2-epimerase, which yields MKKILFIFGTRPEAIKLAPLYWEFKKYPNDFLVKVCVTAQHRHMLDQVLNFFGIKPDYDLDLMRENQSLFDITSYSLKGLEKVINEFSPHIVLVQGDTTTAFTGALAAFYKKIKVAHIEAGLRSGDKYSPYPEEINRILIGHIADYHFAPTERAKLNLYNEGIKDNVWVVGNTVIDALFLGLKIVEENRDLKNKIESYFNYFFDASEKVILVTGHRRESFGEGFENICNALKEIAELYHDMKIIYPVHLNPNVREPVQRILNGLKNVFLIEPLEYPYLIWLMSKCYMILTDSGGIQEEAPSLGKPVLVMRDVTERIEGIEAETAKLVGTKKENILKEVCTLIENHKEYQKMAKAVNPYGDGQTSKRIVEIIKT from the coding sequence GTGAAAAAAATACTTTTCATTTTTGGCACTCGCCCAGAAGCTATAAAATTAGCTCCTCTTTATTGGGAGTTTAAAAAATATCCAAATGACTTTCTTGTAAAAGTCTGTGTTACAGCTCAGCACAGGCATATGCTTGATCAGGTGCTTAATTTTTTTGGTATTAAGCCTGATTATGATTTAGATTTAATGAGAGAAAATCAGAGTCTTTTTGATATCACATCCTATAGCCTGAAAGGTTTGGAAAAAGTAATAAATGAATTTAGCCCTCATATAGTTTTAGTCCAAGGAGATACAACCACAGCTTTTACAGGAGCACTTGCTGCATTTTATAAAAAAATTAAAGTTGCTCATATAGAAGCAGGACTTAGAAGTGGGGATAAATACTCACCCTATCCAGAAGAGATTAATAGAATCCTTATTGGGCATATTGCTGATTATCATTTTGCACCAACAGAAAGGGCAAAACTAAATTTATATAATGAAGGAATCAAAGATAATGTCTGGGTTGTTGGAAATACAGTCATTGATGCTTTGTTTTTAGGATTGAAAATTGTAGAAGAAAATCGGGATTTAAAGAATAAGATTGAGTCATACTTTAATTATTTTTTTGATGCCAGTGAAAAAGTAATTTTAGTTACAGGGCACAGAAGAGAAAGCTTTGGAGAAGGATTTGAGAATATTTGTAATGCCCTTAAAGAGATTGCAGAGCTTTATCATGATATGAAAATAATCTATCCTGTCCATCTCAATCCAAATGTGAGAGAGCCTGTACAAAGAATATTAAATGGGTTAAAAAATGTATTCTTAATTGAACCCCTTGAGTATCCCTATTTAATTTGGCTCATGTCAAAGTGTTATATGATTTTGACAGACTCTGGTGGGATTCAGGAAGAAGCACCTTCATTAGGAAAACCTGTGTTGGTTATGAGAGATGTAACAGAGAGAATTGAAGGAATTGAAGCTGAAACAGCAAAACTTGTTGGAACAAAAAAAGAAAATATATTAAAAGAAGTGTGCACTTTGATAGAAAATCATAAGGAATATCAAAAGATGGCAAAAGCAGTTAATCCTTATGGAGATGGACAGACAAGCAAAAGGATTGTTGAGATAATTAAAACATAA
- a CDS encoding Wzz/FepE/Etk N-terminal domain-containing protein, producing MTDKEAYSDEIDLYELILVFKKRIRYIVSVFVLGVVIAALINFFMPNIYKARPGLISSVSI from the coding sequence ATGACAGACAAAGAAGCATACTCAGATGAGATTGATCTTTATGAGTTAATTCTTGTTTTTAAAAAGAGGATAAGATACATTGTTAGTGTTTTTGTGCTTGGTGTTGTTATTGCAGCTTTGATTAATTTTTTTATGCCAAATATATATAAGGCAAGGCCGGGGCTTATCAGTTCCGTAAGTATATAA
- a CDS encoding Wzz/FepE/Etk N-terminal domain-containing protein: MVENANKEAYSDEIDLYELILVFKKRIRYIVSVFVIGIAIAALISFLMPNIYQARATLWVDSFLTQAMIKNLKANQSVKDGRLSFIIPLQQNRPSDVNNLSLSILKSVEFQKKVSNKIRQTYGLIDIPPFKADIDKKTGSIVLTSEQRERKFGELILQTAIEEFSKELDKASLAYSEVLASEKVRSDKSKNFVLYVVENPNSSETPVKPKRMLIIAVSAISSLFAGIFLAFLVEWWSKAKRD, translated from the coding sequence ATGGTGGAAAATGCAAACAAAGAAGCATACTCAGATGAGATTGATCTTTATGAGTTAATTCTTGTTTTTAAAAAGAGGATAAGATACATTGTTAGTGTTTTTGTGATTGGCATTGCTATTGCAGCTTTGATTAGTTTTCTTATGCCAAATATATATCAGGCAAGGGCAACACTTTGGGTGGATTCTTTTTTGACTCAGGCAATGATTAAAAACCTTAAAGCGAATCAATCTGTGAAGGATGGTAGATTATCTTTTATAATTCCTTTGCAGCAAAATAGGCCTTCGGATGTAAATAATCTGAGTCTTTCAATACTTAAGAGTGTTGAGTTTCAGAAAAAGGTGAGTAATAAGATTAGGCAAACTTATGGTTTAATCGATATCCCACCTTTTAAAGCTGATATAGATAAGAAAACAGGAAGCATTGTGCTTACATCAGAGCAAAGGGAAAGAAAGTTTGGAGAATTGATTTTACAGACTGCTATTGAGGAGTTTAGCAAAGAGCTTGATAAAGCCTCTCTTGCCTATTCAGAAGTGCTTGCTTCAGAGAAGGTAAGGAGTGATAAAAGCAAAAATTTCGTTCTTTATGTTGTAGAAAATCCAAATTCTTCAGAGACTCCAGTGAAACCTAAAAGGATGTTGATTATTGCTGTGTCTGCCATTAGCTCACTTTTTGCAGGGATATTTCTTGCCTTTTTAGTTGAGTGGTGGAGTAAGGCAAAAAGAGACTGA
- a CDS encoding PIN domain-containing protein, producing MKIYLDLCVYNRPFDDQRQPRIMIETIEFLVLLSKAIDGEITTVNSFVLEDENSKNPFIERRNRICDFLKVANEYVHYSEELEKRAKEIEKLDIMGMDALHIACAEMAGVDFFVTCDDILVRKGRANKEKIKVKIISLIEFVTKEVFKI from the coding sequence ATGAAGATTTATTTAGATCTGTGTGTTTACAATAGACCATTTGATGATCAACGACAACCCCGGATCATGATAGAAACTATAGAATTCCTAGTTCTCTTATCAAAAGCTATAGATGGAGAAATCACTACAGTAAACTCTTTTGTATTGGAAGATGAAAATAGCAAAAATCCATTTATTGAGAGAAGAAACAGGATCTGTGACTTTTTAAAGGTAGCGAATGAATATGTCCATTATTCTGAAGAATTAGAAAAAAGAGCTAAGGAAATTGAAAAACTTGATATAATGGGTATGGATGCATTGCACATTGCATGTGCGGAAATGGCAGGTGTTGACTTTTTTGTGACATGTGACGATATATTAGTTCGTAAAGGAAGGGCCAATAAAGAGAAAATAAAAGTTAAGATAATAAGTTTAATAGAGTTTGTCACAAAGGAGGTGTTTAAAATATGA
- a CDS encoding NAD-dependent epimerase/dehydratase family protein: MNVYEKKIKLVEDYLGRIKLDKKLIRYYEGRNILVTGGAGAIGSNLIIALSKLVGGKGRVVVLDNLSAIKIKDPCNVTPLPNIMFVLGDVRNDVDLKRVFKEDISIVFHLAAFFANQNSVDYPEISAEVDVIGLIKLLGYSRLAKVEKFIYASSGCAIYGSYPKLPLKEDFISMHLTTPYQINKMTGEMYCNFYNHHYGLPIINCRFFNSYGPGEVPGQYRNVIPNFIYWSMKGLPLPITGTGDETRDFTYVLDLVQGLIKAGYYEKAIGENFNLAAGREISIKDMASLVIETTGNKSGLIFKERRKWDTKPRLLASIEKAEELIGYKPIVDFKEGLYANIEWFKDNWEKIEMLADFPPGMSSAVR; this comes from the coding sequence ATGAATGTTTATGAAAAAAAAATAAAACTGGTTGAAGATTACTTGGGAAGAATTAAGCTTGATAAAAAATTAATCAGATATTATGAAGGCAGAAACATTCTTGTTACTGGTGGAGCAGGAGCAATTGGAAGCAATCTCATCATTGCATTGTCAAAACTTGTAGGTGGCAAAGGTAGAGTGGTTGTGCTGGATAATCTTTCAGCAATAAAAATAAAAGACCCCTGTAATGTTACCCCATTGCCGAATATTATGTTTGTTTTAGGTGATGTAAGAAACGATGTTGACTTAAAAAGAGTGTTTAAAGAAGATATAAGCATTGTATTTCACTTGGCTGCATTTTTCGCAAATCAGAATTCTGTGGATTATCCTGAGATTTCAGCAGAAGTGGATGTCATTGGTTTAATTAAATTGCTGGGATACTCAAGGCTGGCAAAGGTTGAAAAGTTTATATATGCTTCAAGCGGTTGTGCCATATATGGTTCATATCCGAAGCTACCGTTAAAGGAAGACTTTATTTCAATGCATCTAACTACCCCATATCAAATAAACAAAATGACTGGTGAAATGTATTGTAATTTTTATAATCATCATTATGGTTTGCCGATTATTAACTGCAGGTTCTTTAACTCCTATGGTCCCGGAGAAGTGCCGGGGCAATACAGAAATGTTATACCGAATTTCATCTACTGGTCAATGAAAGGACTTCCTTTGCCAATAACAGGAACAGGTGATGAAACAAGAGATTTTACCTATGTTCTTGATTTAGTTCAAGGACTTATAAAAGCAGGATATTATGAAAAAGCAATTGGAGAAAATTTTAATTTGGCAGCTGGTAGAGAAATATCAATTAAAGATATGGCATCTCTTGTTATAGAAACCACAGGAAACAAATCCGGATTAATTTTCAAAGAGAGAAGAAAATGGGATACAAAGCCAAGACTTTTAGCATCAATTGAGAAAGCCGAAGAACTTATAGGATATAAACCAATTGTGGATTTCAAAGAGGGTCTTTACGCAAATATTGAGTGGTTTAAGGATAACTGGGAGAAAATAGAGATGCTCGCAGACTTTCCACCCGGTATGAGCAGTGCAGTAAGGTGA
- a CDS encoding glycosyltransferase family 4 protein, with product MNILIITDSYPPEIRSASHLMQELAEGLNEKGFNVFVATTYPEYNLSKNQRGINYPEFTEEKNIKALRIKTLPHHNVNFIIRGISQLTMPYIFSLKIKKYITHVDFIIVYSPPLTLANLGASLKQFYKAKFILNVQDIFPQNAIDLGILKNRLLIKFFQYMEKQAYKGADVIFVHSENNERFLRNKHPYISKKLIVLHNWINTREFESFERKNYFRKLYGLENKFIILFAGVMGPSQGLDFVIELAERIQDIDDLVFLFVGDGMERKKLEEVARKKNLKNIIFKSFVSKEDYPLLVKDCDVGLVCLADKNKTPVVPGKILGYMGAGIPVLAFLNKESDGHLIIKKAGCGYSCLYGNYNEAENLIRKLYDKKQTLGEIGKKGLQYVKKNFDRDICIEKLINYFK from the coding sequence ATGAATATACTTATAATTACAGACTCATATCCACCTGAAATTAGATCTGCCTCACATCTTATGCAGGAGCTTGCAGAAGGTCTGAATGAAAAAGGTTTTAATGTTTTTGTCGCCACCACTTATCCTGAATATAATTTGTCGAAAAACCAAAGAGGAATAAATTATCCAGAATTTACAGAAGAAAAAAATATTAAAGCTTTAAGGATAAAAACCCTGCCACATCACAATGTAAATTTTATAATCAGAGGAATTTCTCAGCTTACAATGCCCTATATTTTTTCATTGAAAATTAAAAAATACATTACTCATGTTGATTTTATAATTGTATACAGCCCGCCTTTGACTTTGGCAAATTTAGGAGCGAGTTTAAAGCAGTTTTATAAAGCTAAATTTATTCTCAATGTGCAGGATATTTTTCCGCAGAATGCAATAGATTTAGGAATTCTTAAAAATCGCCTGTTAATTAAGTTTTTTCAATATATGGAGAAACAGGCTTATAAAGGTGCAGATGTCATTTTTGTTCATTCAGAAAATAATGAGAGGTTTTTAAGAAATAAACATCCTTATATTTCAAAAAAATTGATAGTACTACATAATTGGATTAACACGAGAGAATTTGAAAGTTTTGAAAGAAAAAATTATTTTAGAAAACTTTACGGATTAGAAAATAAGTTTATTATTCTTTTTGCTGGAGTTATGGGACCATCACAGGGACTTGATTTTGTTATTGAACTGGCTGAAAGGATTCAGGACATTGATGATCTTGTATTTTTGTTTGTTGGAGATGGTATGGAAAGAAAAAAACTTGAGGAAGTGGCAAGAAAAAAGAATTTGAAAAATATTATTTTTAAATCTTTTGTTTCTAAGGAAGACTATCCGCTGCTTGTAAAGGATTGTGATGTTGGTTTAGTATGCCTTGCTGATAAAAATAAAACTCCAGTAGTTCCCGGAAAAATATTAGGATATATGGGTGCTGGAATACCTGTTCTTGCATTTTTAAATAAAGAAAGTGATGGACACTTGATTATAAAAAAAGCTGGATGTGGGTATTCCTGTTTATATGGAAACTACAATGAAGCAGAAAATTTAATAAGAAAATTATATGATAAAAAGCAGACATTGGGAGAGATTGGTAAAAAAGGCTTACAATATGTTAAAAAAAATTTTGACAGGGATATATGCATAGAAAAATTGATAAACTATTTTAAATAG
- a CDS encoding bi-domain-containing oxidoreductase, with product MKQLIQNYRTGELEIADVPVPNVSSNTVLVKNYASLVSVGTERSIIDLGKKSLLGKAKARPDLVKRFLDKAKKEGFLKTFQEALGRLDNPTPLGYSSAGVVIETGRNVHKFSVGDRIACIGAGYASHAEYITVPENLCCKIPDNVSFEEASFGMLGIIAMHGIRCAKLSFGEKVAVLGLGLLGLLTVQILKAYGSTVIGFDIDTSKVDLAKKLGADNATTNVEEFKNLVERYTSGYGADAVIITAATKSDELVHLAVEISRYAGRIVVVGVADIHPNRNEMWHKEVEIIVSKAAGPGSLDPIYENKGIDYPIGFVRWTENRNLEEFLRLLSEKRVLTEALITHRIPINQALQIYKDILADRGGPYIGVVINYPDERDIKAEKFKALTQRVKASDKVSIGVIGAGLFGKALLIPALAKIDGIKLHTLCTSSGANVYHTAKKYGFENCTTDYKTILKNEEINSVIILTPHSLHAKMVIEALQSGKNIFVEKPLCINEEELENITRVYKNSSNNPFLMVGYNRRFSPHGEKIFEYLSKRKDPIMLNYRVNAGYIPPEHWVHSEGEGGGRIIGEVCHFVDFMIYLTESIPVQAYAERVSGNNRTVVNNDNVSIVIKFKDGSIGNIFYSALGDKAFSRERVEVYCEGKTFVIEDFKNSYYWLGGKTKKFKTLNQEMGYKEELKHFIDVITGKDTPKIQYEEIYYSTLCVFKINESLSKGQVIKI from the coding sequence ATGAAGCAACTAATCCAAAACTATCGCACAGGTGAATTAGAAATAGCTGATGTTCCTGTGCCAAATGTATCTTCAAATACTGTTCTTGTTAAGAATTATGCTTCTCTTGTCAGTGTTGGAACTGAGCGGTCTATTATTGATCTGGGTAAAAAATCTCTTTTAGGGAAAGCAAAGGCTCGTCCTGACCTTGTAAAACGCTTTCTTGATAAAGCAAAAAAGGAAGGATTTTTAAAAACCTTTCAAGAAGCCTTGGGTAGATTAGACAATCCAACGCCTCTTGGATATAGTTCAGCCGGGGTCGTAATAGAAACTGGCAGGAATGTTCATAAATTTTCTGTTGGTGATAGAATTGCGTGTATTGGGGCTGGATATGCTTCTCATGCTGAATATATTACTGTGCCAGAAAATCTATGCTGTAAAATACCTGATAATGTTAGTTTTGAAGAAGCATCTTTTGGAATGCTTGGAATTATTGCCATGCATGGAATTCGTTGTGCAAAACTCTCTTTTGGGGAAAAAGTAGCTGTATTAGGGCTTGGACTGCTGGGGCTTTTGACTGTTCAAATTTTAAAGGCTTATGGATCTACTGTCATAGGGTTTGATATTGATACATCCAAAGTTGATTTAGCTAAAAAGTTGGGGGCAGATAATGCAACAACCAATGTGGAGGAATTCAAAAACTTAGTAGAAAGATATACCAGTGGTTATGGTGCTGATGCCGTTATTATCACTGCTGCAACAAAAAGCGATGAGTTAGTTCATCTTGCTGTGGAAATTTCCCGTTACGCTGGCAGGATAGTTGTTGTAGGTGTTGCTGATATTCATCCTAATAGAAATGAAATGTGGCATAAAGAGGTAGAAATTATTGTATCAAAAGCAGCAGGCCCTGGTAGTCTTGATCCTATTTATGAAAATAAAGGAATTGATTATCCCATTGGATTTGTCAGATGGACGGAAAACCGAAATTTAGAGGAGTTTTTAAGGTTACTTTCAGAAAAAAGAGTATTAACTGAGGCATTGATTACCCACAGGATTCCAATAAATCAGGCATTACAAATCTATAAGGACATTCTTGCTGACAGAGGAGGACCCTATATTGGCGTTGTAATAAATTATCCTGATGAAAGAGATATTAAAGCGGAAAAATTTAAAGCACTAACACAAAGAGTTAAAGCTTCAGACAAAGTATCAATTGGTGTGATTGGAGCAGGCTTATTTGGTAAGGCTTTGCTTATTCCTGCTTTGGCAAAAATTGATGGTATAAAGTTACATACTCTTTGCACATCATCAGGAGCGAATGTTTATCATACAGCAAAAAAATATGGTTTTGAAAACTGCACAACAGATTATAAAACCATTTTGAAAAATGAAGAAATAAATTCAGTGATAATCCTTACACCACATAGTCTGCATGCGAAAATGGTTATTGAAGCTTTACAATCAGGAAAGAATATTTTTGTTGAAAAGCCTTTATGCATAAATGAGGAGGAGTTAGAAAATATAACCAGAGTTTATAAAAACTCGTCAAATAACCCATTTTTAATGGTGGGCTATAACAGAAGATTTTCACCACATGGAGAAAAAATTTTTGAATATTTATCAAAAAGAAAAGACCCAATCATGCTCAATTATAGAGTGAATGCTGGTTATATTCCTCCTGAGCACTGGGTTCATTCAGAGGGAGAAGGGGGGGGGAGAATAATTGGTGAGGTCTGCCATTTTGTTGATTTTATGATTTATTTAACGGAGAGTATTCCAGTTCAGGCATATGCGGAGAGGGTTTCAGGAAACAATAGAACAGTTGTTAATAATGACAATGTATCAATAGTGATTAAATTCAAAGATGGCTCAATTGGAAATATATTTTATTCAGCATTAGGTGATAAAGCATTTTCAAGAGAAAGGGTTGAAGTTTACTGTGAAGGTAAGACTTTCGTTATCGAGGACTTCAAAAATTCCTATTACTGGCTTGGCGGAAAGACTAAAAAGTTTAAAACGCTTAATCAGGAAATGGGCTATAAGGAAGAACTCAAACATTTTATAGATGTGATAACGGGCAAAGATACTCCCAAAATTCAATATGAGGAAATATATTATTCAACCTTATGCGTTTTTAAAATTAATGAATCTTTGTCAAAGGGACAGGTAATTAAAATATGA
- a CDS encoding B12-binding domain-containing radical SAM protein has protein sequence MAKICLIYFDLHTGYYPSFHHGLAYLIGSLKNNGHSVYLSHLTDENEFENIPSVLKMEDPDVVGLSFTTNQKKYVHRLFEKSKINAKLVIAGGVHATLVGEQIFEEFPDIDGVCIGEGEIAVNELCLRLDNNESYLSTPSFYFKNNDDVIKNPVLPLQDIDNLPFPDYSLFGYQKIIEDSGQCFPMMLSRGCPYNCNYCCNHVFKEIYPNKNKYVRFPSIDRTINVIKNNLLLYPRTKKIIFADDTFTLNKKWLAEFCKTYRKKIGLPFLCNARVETISNEVVALLKDAGCVSIDFGVETGNEWLRNNILNRKHSNRKIKEAFHITKKHGIKNFSFNIVGLPFETKEMARDTLKLNLELQPNFGRCFYFYPYPGSRLYQLCIDYGLLLDNFQSVSSYLEAPSLKEIFMSHREMKKHFELMQSFFYARLLFSKIKIPFLFEKFLLKIILLLRKPILIFLDPTANKKAVVRFRKFIRKLAMKYLR, from the coding sequence ATGGCAAAAATTTGTCTTATATATTTTGATCTTCATACCGGCTATTATCCAAGTTTTCATCATGGATTGGCCTATCTTATCGGAAGTTTAAAGAATAATGGTCATAGTGTTTATTTAAGTCATTTGACGGACGAAAATGAATTCGAAAATATTCCAAGTGTTTTAAAAATGGAAGATCCTGATGTTGTTGGGCTATCTTTTACAACAAATCAAAAAAAGTATGTCCATCGTTTATTTGAAAAAAGTAAGATAAACGCAAAATTGGTAATTGCAGGCGGAGTTCATGCTACTCTGGTCGGAGAGCAAATATTTGAAGAATTTCCAGATATTGACGGGGTATGTATAGGTGAAGGGGAAATCGCTGTTAATGAATTATGTCTCAGGCTGGATAATAACGAATCCTATTTATCTACTCCAAGTTTTTATTTTAAAAACAATGACGATGTGATTAAAAATCCGGTGCTACCTCTTCAGGATATAGACAATCTGCCATTTCCTGATTATTCCCTATTCGGCTATCAAAAAATCATTGAAGATAGCGGTCAGTGTTTTCCCATGATGTTGTCCAGAGGATGTCCTTATAATTGTAATTATTGCTGCAATCATGTCTTTAAGGAGATTTATCCAAATAAAAACAAATATGTACGGTTCCCTTCGATAGATCGAACAATAAATGTTATAAAGAATAATTTGCTCTTATATCCCAGAACAAAGAAGATTATTTTTGCCGATGATACATTTACCCTGAATAAGAAATGGCTGGCAGAGTTCTGTAAAACATACAGGAAAAAAATAGGCCTACCTTTTTTATGCAATGCAAGGGTCGAGACGATCAGCAATGAAGTTGTTGCCTTACTTAAGGATGCAGGATGCGTGTCTATCGATTTTGGAGTAGAAACAGGCAATGAGTGGTTAAGAAATAATATCCTCAACAGAAAACATTCCAATAGAAAGATAAAAGAAGCTTTTCATATAACTAAAAAACATGGTATCAAAAATTTTTCTTTCAACATTGTTGGATTGCCCTTTGAGACAAAAGAAATGGCCAGGGATACCCTTAAATTGAATTTAGAACTGCAGCCAAATTTTGGAAGATGTTTTTATTTTTATCCATATCCGGGAAGTAGGCTTTACCAATTATGTATAGATTACGGCCTGTTATTGGATAATTTTCAATCGGTATCCAGTTATCTGGAAGCTCCCTCTTTGAAAGAGATTTTTATGTCTCACAGAGAAATGAAAAAACATTTTGAACTAATGCAGTCATTCTTTTATGCACGACTACTATTTTCAAAAATAAAAATACCATTCTTATTTGAGAAATTTTTGCTCAAAATAATATTATTATTGAGAAAGCCTATTTTAATTTTTTTAGATCCGACTGCAAATAAAAAGGCTGTTGTTAGATTTAGAAAATTTATACGAAAATTAGCGATGAAATATCTCAGGTAG